In a single window of the Elaeis guineensis isolate ETL-2024a chromosome 6, EG11, whole genome shotgun sequence genome:
- the LOC105034146 gene encoding uncharacterized protein isoform X1, translating into MEKGKGLARKWAVEFAENTSSSSYSGVPDPIGFNRSIQDLDDANGGRQKKDAEAAWKSQKAWEVAQAPLKNLFMMGFMMWMAGSTVHLFSIGITFSALWQPISALQGVGKVFEPYKDSRVDILAPKLLFIALNLVGLALGVWKLNTLGLLPTHASDWVSSLPPAQGSMLGWTKGLVVNALGA; encoded by the exons ATGGAGAAGGGCAAGGGCTTGGCTCGAAAATGGGCGGTGGAATTCGCCGAgaatacttcttcttcttcttactcAGGCGTTCCAGATCCTATCGGTTTCAATCGATCTATTCAAGATCTC GACGACGCTAATGGGGGAAGGCAGAAGAAGGACGCGGAGGCGGCGTGGAAGTCGCAG AAAGCTTGGGAAGTGGCTCAAGCACCGTTGAAGAACTTGTTTATGATGGGCTTCATGATGTGGATGGCTGGAAGCACAGTCCACTTGTTCAGTATTGGCATAACATTCTCTGCTCTTTGGCAGCCAATAAGCGCCCTTCAAGGTGTCGGAAAGG TTTTTGAACCTTACAAAGATTCAAGGGTGGATATTCTGGCACCCAAGTTGCTATTCATTGCCCTTAACTTGGTTGGTCTGGCCTTGGGTGTATGGAAG CTGAATACATTGGGTCTTCTTCCAACGCATGCATCAGACTGGGTTTCATCTCTACCCCCTGCTCAG GGGAGCATGCTAGGTTGGACAAAAGGATTAGTTGTTAATGCACTTGGTGCATAA
- the LOC105034146 gene encoding uncharacterized protein isoform X2: MEKGKGLARKWAVEFAENTSSSSYSGVPDPIGFNRSIQDLDDANGGRQKKDAEAAWKSQKAWEVAQAPLKNLFMMGFMMWMAGSTVHLFSIGITFSALWQPISALQGVGKVFEPYKDSRVDILAPKLLFIALNLVGLALGVWKLNTLGLLPTHASDWVSSLPPAQEVEFSGGVLPTY, translated from the exons ATGGAGAAGGGCAAGGGCTTGGCTCGAAAATGGGCGGTGGAATTCGCCGAgaatacttcttcttcttcttactcAGGCGTTCCAGATCCTATCGGTTTCAATCGATCTATTCAAGATCTC GACGACGCTAATGGGGGAAGGCAGAAGAAGGACGCGGAGGCGGCGTGGAAGTCGCAG AAAGCTTGGGAAGTGGCTCAAGCACCGTTGAAGAACTTGTTTATGATGGGCTTCATGATGTGGATGGCTGGAAGCACAGTCCACTTGTTCAGTATTGGCATAACATTCTCTGCTCTTTGGCAGCCAATAAGCGCCCTTCAAGGTGTCGGAAAGG TTTTTGAACCTTACAAAGATTCAAGGGTGGATATTCTGGCACCCAAGTTGCTATTCATTGCCCTTAACTTGGTTGGTCTGGCCTTGGGTGTATGGAAG CTGAATACATTGGGTCTTCTTCCAACGCATGCATCAGACTGGGTTTCATCTCTACCCCCTGCTCAG GAGGTCGAGTTTTCTGGTGGGGTTCTTCCAACGTATTGA